The following are encoded in a window of Chitinophagaceae bacterium genomic DNA:
- a CDS encoding DUF2975 domain-containing protein — translation MSTKTKTETILVVMNVIAWITFVGLMIEAGAVLTTYALSVANPKGAMNLYKGLDFFSLRQYDFWHYTGIISLKAAILMVEAYTAFLVIKVLSTIKMTNPFTTDVAKRLENIAYTLILAWVAAMLYNGQLKWLSKQVAGLQENRLSVDFIFYAGLVFIIAQIFKKGVEIQSENELTV, via the coding sequence ATGAGCACGAAAACAAAAACAGAAACGATCCTGGTAGTAATGAATGTGATAGCCTGGATAACTTTTGTTGGGCTGATGATAGAAGCCGGCGCAGTACTAACTACTTACGCGTTAAGTGTAGCAAACCCGAAAGGAGCTATGAATCTCTACAAGGGACTTGATTTTTTCAGCCTGAGGCAATATGATTTCTGGCACTATACGGGAATCATTTCGTTAAAAGCAGCAATCCTGATGGTAGAAGCCTATACTGCATTCCTCGTAATCAAGGTGCTCTCCACGATCAAAATGACAAACCCGTTTACTACGGATGTAGCCAAAAGGCTTGAGAACATTGCCTACACACTTATTTTGGCGTGGGTTGCCGCAATGCTTTACAATGGACAACTGAAATGGCTTTCGAAGCAAGTGGCCGGTTTACAGGAAAACCGCCTTTCTGTAGACTTCATATTCTATGCAGGTCTTGTTTTTATTATCGCCCAGATCTTCAAAAAAGGTGTGGAAATCCAATCTGAGAACGAATTAACCGTATAA
- the rpmG gene encoding 50S ribosomal protein L33, which yields MAKKGNRVQVILECTEHKTSGQPGTSRYITTKNKKNTPERMELKKFNPILKKVTVHKEIK from the coding sequence ATGGCAAAGAAAGGAAACAGGGTACAGGTAATTCTGGAGTGTACCGAACACAAAACAAGTGGTCAGCCGGGTACAAGCCGTTACATCACCACGAAGAACAAGAAGAACACACCGGAGCGTATGGAGTTAAAGAAATTCAACCCCATCCTGAAGAAGGTGACTGTTCATAAAGAAATCAAGTAA
- a CDS encoding c-type cytochrome: MKRKSAGPAICLAVLFLLLSVLVSCNNNDEKKEPVAAGNSDSLAKVIERGRYLANHVSLCMDCHSQRDFNLFSGPPKEGTEGIGGDVFDKGVGIPGVVYARNITPDTVNGIGKWTDEEIARAITRGINKNGDTLFPVMPYPYYNTMSKDDVYSIIAYIRTLKPSTNKVPERKLMMPVSLAYPPLKSSSPDSNRAPDVSDMVKYGAYVWNSAACMDCHTPMEKGQFVMSKMMAGGFTFDLGSFVVTSANLTPDTATGIGKWTEQQFLDKFRNYRDKASYSANPGKNNSIMPWTMYANMTDFDIKAIYRFLQTLPPVNNKVEKYPPAK; encoded by the coding sequence ATGAAAAGAAAATCTGCAGGCCCGGCAATTTGCCTGGCCGTATTATTTCTCCTGCTCAGCGTGCTGGTTTCCTGCAACAATAATGATGAAAAAAAAGAGCCCGTCGCTGCAGGCAATTCCGATTCCCTGGCTAAGGTGATCGAACGGGGCAGGTACCTGGCCAACCATGTAAGCCTGTGCATGGACTGTCACAGCCAGCGTGATTTCAACCTGTTCTCCGGTCCGCCCAAAGAAGGCACGGAAGGCATCGGCGGCGATGTCTTCGACAAGGGGGTGGGCATACCGGGTGTGGTCTATGCCAGGAACATTACCCCCGACACAGTGAACGGCATCGGCAAATGGACCGATGAAGAAATTGCCCGGGCCATCACCCGGGGCATCAATAAGAACGGCGATACGCTTTTCCCGGTGATGCCTTACCCCTACTACAATACCATGAGCAAGGATGATGTCTATAGCATCATTGCCTACATACGCACCCTGAAGCCCAGTACCAACAAAGTGCCGGAAAGGAAACTGATGATGCCCGTATCGCTGGCTTACCCGCCGCTGAAAAGCAGTTCACCAGACAGCAACCGGGCGCCCGATGTTTCAGATATGGTGAAATACGGCGCCTATGTATGGAACAGCGCCGCCTGCATGGACTGCCACACCCCCATGGAAAAAGGGCAGTTCGTAATGTCAAAGATGATGGCGGGAGGGTTTACTTTCGACCTGGGAAGTTTCGTGGTCACTTCGGCCAACCTGACCCCCGATACCGCCACCGGCATCGGCAAGTGGACCGAACAGCAGTTTCTGGATAAGTTCAGGAACTACCGGGATAAAGCCTCCTATTCCGCCAACCCTGGTAAGAACAATTCCATCATGCCCTGGACCATGTACGCCAACATGACCGACTTCGACATCAAAGCGATCTACCGCTTTTTGCAAACCCTGCCGCCGGTTAACAATAAAGTTGAAAAATATCCTCCGGCAAAATGA
- a CDS encoding TonB-dependent receptor: protein MKQKLLFIASLCFISSTAIYAQAPAKVSGQIKDNTGKALSNATIMLHSAKDSSLKKTAVSDSRGYYEMLAINPGRYFVTSTVLNMQKTSSPAFEVKENETVSAPDIITQPAAKSMEGVTVSSKKPMVEVRADKTILNVEGTINAVGQDALELLRKSPGVIVDKDDNLSLAGKNGVQVYIDGKPSPLSGADLASYLKSLQSAQIEAIELITNPSAKYEAAGNAGIINIKLKKDKTIGTNGSFNGGYNIGVYAKYNAGLSLNHRNKKMNLFGNYNFNTGINENIFKLYREQGDSIFDQRNRMLNRNKYGNNFKAGADFFINKKSTVGFILNGNIAKTVTESEGPMNIIYRPTNTVSRLLRASSYNESKRNNLNTNINYRYAVTGGTELNIDADYGFFNLRGNQFQPNDYFDASGNNKLYSNVYRMISPTDIDIYSVKADYERNFYKGRLGIGAKVGFVKTDNDFARYDVIGNTEVYDKDKSNRFRYTENINALYVNYNRPFKGFMVQFGLRLENTVSDGKSTGLKYNSNTGLYENYDSSIHRNYTNLFPSAAITFNKNPMSQFGITYSRRIDRPAYQDLNPFEFKLNDYTFMKGNTQLKPQYTNSIGFSHTYKYKLNTQLNYSHVKDIFTQLPDTTEGSKSFLTKKNLATQDIVSLNISYPLQYMWYSFFANLNSYYSMYKADFGGGDRKIDLDVFALSFFMQNSFNLGKGFKLELSGFYNSPTIWQGTFKSKAIYGIDGGMQKTLFKGKGNLRVALSDMFRLMKFSGSNNFTGQYNEASGRWESRQFKVNFSYRFGNAQVKAARQRKTSIEEENKRTESSGGGIGGSGK from the coding sequence ATGAAACAAAAACTACTATTTATTGCATCGCTGTGTTTTATTTCGTCAACAGCCATTTATGCCCAGGCACCCGCAAAGGTTTCGGGGCAAATAAAAGATAACACCGGCAAGGCACTTTCAAACGCCACCATCATGCTGCATTCAGCAAAGGACTCATCGCTGAAGAAAACAGCCGTTTCCGACAGCAGGGGTTATTACGAAATGCTGGCCATAAATCCGGGCAGGTATTTTGTGACCAGCACCGTGCTGAATATGCAAAAGACCAGCTCTCCTGCCTTTGAAGTAAAAGAGAATGAAACCGTTTCAGCCCCCGATATCATTACCCAGCCGGCTGCCAAAAGCATGGAAGGCGTGACGGTGAGCAGTAAAAAGCCCATGGTGGAAGTAAGGGCCGATAAGACCATCCTGAATGTGGAAGGAACCATCAATGCCGTTGGCCAGGATGCCCTGGAATTATTAAGAAAATCCCCGGGAGTGATCGTAGATAAAGACGATAACCTGAGCCTGGCCGGCAAGAACGGTGTACAGGTATATATAGATGGCAAGCCCAGCCCGTTGAGCGGCGCCGACCTGGCCAGCTATCTTAAATCGCTGCAGTCAGCCCAGATAGAAGCCATTGAACTCATCACCAACCCTTCGGCCAAATACGAGGCCGCCGGCAATGCAGGCATCATCAACATCAAACTCAAAAAAGACAAGACCATCGGCACCAACGGCAGTTTCAACGGCGGGTATAATATCGGTGTGTATGCCAAATACAACGCCGGCCTGTCGCTGAATCACCGTAACAAAAAAATGAACCTGTTCGGCAACTATAACTTCAACACCGGTATAAATGAGAACATCTTCAAGCTGTACCGGGAGCAGGGCGACAGTATCTTTGACCAGCGCAACCGCATGTTGAACCGGAATAAGTATGGCAATAATTTTAAAGCAGGTGCCGATTTCTTTATCAATAAAAAAAGTACGGTGGGCTTTATCCTCAACGGGAATATCGCTAAAACTGTGACCGAATCCGAAGGGCCGATGAACATCATTTACCGCCCGACCAATACGGTTTCCAGGTTATTGCGGGCATCCAGCTATAACGAGTCCAAACGGAACAACCTGAATACAAATATCAACTACCGGTATGCCGTAACAGGTGGTACCGAACTGAATATTGATGCCGACTACGGTTTCTTCAATCTCCGCGGCAACCAGTTCCAGCCCAATGATTATTTCGATGCCTCCGGTAACAATAAGCTGTACAGCAATGTGTACCGCATGATCTCCCCTACTGATATCGACATCTATTCGGTAAAGGCGGATTACGAGCGTAATTTTTACAAGGGCAGGCTGGGCATCGGGGCCAAGGTTGGTTTTGTAAAGACCGACAACGACTTCGCCCGCTATGATGTGATCGGCAACACCGAAGTGTATGACAAGGATAAAAGCAACCGCTTCCGGTACACCGAGAACATAAATGCCCTTTATGTCAATTATAACCGGCCGTTCAAAGGTTTCATGGTGCAGTTCGGGCTGCGGCTGGAGAACACCGTATCAGACGGAAAGTCGACCGGGCTTAAATACAACAGCAATACCGGCCTGTACGAAAATTACGATTCCTCCATACACCGCAACTATACCAACCTGTTCCCCAGCGCTGCCATCACGTTCAATAAGAACCCGATGAGCCAGTTCGGGATCACGTACAGCCGCCGTATCGACCGTCCTGCCTACCAGGACCTGAACCCCTTTGAGTTCAAACTGAATGATTATACGTTCATGAAAGGAAATACCCAGCTGAAACCCCAGTACACCAACAGCATAGGTTTTTCACATACGTACAAATACAAGCTGAACACCCAGCTGAATTACAGCCACGTGAAGGACATATTCACGCAGTTGCCGGATACCACTGAAGGATCCAAGAGCTTCCTTACCAAGAAGAACCTGGCCACCCAGGACATCGTGAGCCTGAACATCAGTTATCCCCTCCAATACATGTGGTACAGTTTCTTTGCAAACCTTAATTCATACTACTCCATGTATAAGGCCGATTTTGGCGGCGGGGACCGTAAGATAGACCTGGACGTTTTTGCCCTGAGTTTCTTTATGCAAAACAGTTTCAACCTGGGTAAGGGCTTTAAACTGGAACTAAGCGGATTTTATAATTCACCCACCATCTGGCAGGGCACTTTCAAGAGCAAAGCCATTTACGGCATCGATGGCGGGATGCAGAAAACACTGTTCAAAGGAAAAGGCAACCTGCGGGTGGCATTAAGTGATATGTTCCGCCTCATGAAGTTCAGCGGAAGCAACAACTTTACGGGCCAGTACAACGAAGCCAGCGGCCGGTGGGAAAGCCGCCAGTTCAAGGTCAATTTCAGCTACCGCTTTGGTAATGCACAGGTTAAAGCGGCACGCCAGCGCAAAACATCCATTGAAGAAGAAAATAAGCGCACCGAAAGCAGCGGAGGCGGCATCGGTGGCAGCGGTAAATAA
- the ftsY gene encoding signal recognition particle-docking protein FtsY, protein MGIFDKLFGKKQQQESLQQGLQKTREGFFSKITKAIAGKSTVDEEVLDDLENALVSADVGVETTVKIIDQIEKRVAKDKYLNTSELNNILKEEIRDILVSAPQDSSYENYELPAGHKPHIILVVGVNGVGKTTTIGKLAHNFSKAGKSVLLGAADTFRAAAVDQLTIWSERVGVPIVKKDMGSDPAAVAFDTVNSGVAKNVDVILIDTAGRLHNKAHLMDELTKIKRVIQKVIPTAPHEVMLVLDGSTGQNALEQAKHFTAATDVTALTITKLDGTAKGGVVLAIASQFKIPVKFIGVGEKAEDLLVFDKADFVDSLFNMPA, encoded by the coding sequence ATGGGTATCTTCGATAAATTATTTGGAAAGAAACAGCAGCAGGAAAGCCTGCAGCAGGGTTTGCAAAAGACCCGGGAGGGATTCTTCAGCAAAATAACAAAAGCCATTGCCGGAAAGAGTACCGTGGATGAAGAAGTGCTGGACGACCTGGAGAATGCCCTGGTAAGCGCCGATGTGGGTGTGGAGACAACGGTCAAGATCATTGACCAGATAGAAAAAAGGGTAGCCAAAGACAAATACCTGAATACTTCCGAACTCAACAATATCCTGAAGGAGGAGATCCGGGATATTTTAGTGAGCGCCCCGCAGGACAGCAGCTATGAGAACTATGAACTGCCTGCCGGCCATAAACCCCATATCATCCTGGTGGTGGGCGTGAATGGTGTGGGAAAGACAACCACCATTGGCAAACTGGCGCACAACTTTTCAAAAGCAGGGAAATCGGTTTTGCTGGGTGCGGCGGATACCTTCCGTGCTGCTGCCGTTGACCAGCTTACCATCTGGAGCGAACGGGTGGGAGTACCCATCGTAAAAAAAGATATGGGGAGCGACCCGGCAGCCGTGGCCTTTGACACCGTGAACAGCGGTGTGGCTAAGAATGTGGATGTAATTTTGATCGATACAGCCGGGCGCCTTCACAATAAGGCTCACTTGATGGATGAACTTACGAAGATCAAGCGGGTAATACAGAAAGTGATACCAACAGCGCCGCATGAAGTGATGCTGGTGTTGGATGGCAGCACCGGGCAGAATGCGCTGGAGCAGGCCAAACATTTTACGGCCGCTACGGATGTAACGGCGTTAACCATCACCAAGTTAGACGGAACAGCCAAGGGCGGCGTGGTACTGGCCATCGCCAGCCAGTTTAAGATACCTGTAAAATTCATCGGCGTAGGGGAAAAAGCAGAAGACCTGCTGGTTTTTGATAAGGCAGATTTTGTGGACAGCCTGTTTAATATGCCTGCTTAA
- a CDS encoding DUF4295 domain-containing protein — protein MAKAAKTAIKTKDQKAAADAKNWTKVIRTLRSPKTGAYTFKEAIVHKDKIKEFLAS, from the coding sequence ATGGCAAAAGCAGCTAAAACAGCGATAAAAACCAAAGACCAGAAGGCAGCAGCCGACGCTAAGAACTGGACAAAAGTGATACGTACCTTGCGCAGTCCTAAAACGGGTGCATACACGTTCAAGGAAGCGATCGTACACAAAGACAAGATCAAGGAATTCCTGGCGAGCTGA
- the rpmB gene encoding 50S ribosomal protein L28 has protein sequence MARVCQVTGKKPVTGNKVSHSNIKTKRRFLPNLQTKRYFLAEEDKWVTLKVSSEAIRTINKNGLFSVVKKLRAAGEKI, from the coding sequence ATGGCTAGAGTATGTCAGGTGACCGGGAAGAAGCCGGTAACAGGAAATAAGGTTTCTCACTCAAATATCAAGACAAAACGCCGGTTTTTACCCAACCTGCAGACCAAGCGTTATTTCCTTGCAGAAGAAGACAAGTGGGTTACCCTGAAGGTTTCATCCGAAGCGATCCGGACCATCAATAAAAATGGCCTGTTTTCCGTAGTAAAAAAACTGCGTGCTGCAGGAGAAAAAATCTAA
- a CDS encoding OsmC family protein: protein MTTHNVTTVFNQHMSFTADIDGHKITMDDPSDEISDNSGPSPKRMMLASLAGCTGIDIVSILNKMKVEFSQFSIHVHAALTNEHPRIYNLVKITYKIKLAEEDKPKMIKAVNLSTEKYCGVFAMFKTFAKMDTEIDYL, encoded by the coding sequence ATGACAACACACAACGTAACCACCGTATTCAACCAGCACATGTCCTTCACCGCCGACATTGACGGGCATAAAATAACCATGGATGACCCCTCTGATGAGATCAGCGACAACAGTGGCCCCAGCCCCAAACGCATGATGCTGGCCTCTCTGGCCGGCTGCACCGGCATTGACATTGTTTCGATCCTGAATAAAATGAAAGTGGAGTTCAGCCAATTCAGCATCCACGTGCATGCAGCGCTCACCAACGAACACCCCAGGATCTACAACCTGGTGAAGATCACCTATAAAATAAAACTGGCTGAAGAAGACAAACCCAAAATGATCAAGGCCGTGAACCTGTCAACCGAAAAATACTGCGGGGTTTTTGCCATGTTCAAGACCTTTGCAAAAATGGATACCGAAATTGATTATCTCTGA
- the rimO gene encoding 30S ribosomal protein S12 methylthiotransferase RimO, with the protein MKTKTLKKDKVNIITLGCSKNMVDSEVLSGQLIANDIDVVHENAKKDHNIVIVNTCGFIEKAKEESVHTILQQVELKRRGKLDKVYVTGCLSERYKNNLEEEIPEVDAYFGTMELPNILKTFEADYKNDLVGERLLYTPQHYAYMKISEGCNRTCAFCAIPLMRGAHVSRPVESLVDEAKRLVDRGVKEVMLIAQELTYYGLDIYKKRELPRLLHALADVKGLEWIRLHYAYPSKFPIEIIDAIKERENICNYLDMPLQHAANNMLKAMKRQITREEMEDLVGEIRNRIPGICLRTTLIAGFPGETRDDVEELKTFLQQMRFDRVGIFTYSHEEGTSAFDMEDNIPAEEKEERAQEIMEVQQEISLEKNMEKVGKTFKVLIDKKEAGRYLGRTEFDSVEVDNEVIIQSKKKLAIGEFVNVKITRAYDYDIEGEVV; encoded by the coding sequence ATGAAAACAAAAACACTTAAAAAAGACAAGGTAAACATCATCACCCTGGGCTGCAGCAAGAACATGGTTGACAGTGAAGTGCTTAGCGGCCAGCTCATTGCAAACGACATTGACGTGGTGCATGAAAATGCAAAAAAGGACCACAATATTGTGATTGTGAACACCTGCGGCTTTATTGAAAAGGCAAAGGAAGAAAGTGTACACACCATCCTGCAGCAGGTGGAATTAAAACGAAGGGGTAAACTCGATAAAGTGTATGTTACCGGTTGTTTAAGCGAACGGTATAAAAACAACCTGGAGGAGGAGATCCCTGAAGTAGATGCCTATTTTGGTACGATGGAACTGCCCAATATCTTAAAGACCTTTGAGGCAGATTATAAGAATGACCTGGTGGGCGAACGCCTGCTGTACACACCGCAGCATTATGCCTATATGAAGATAAGCGAGGGCTGTAACCGGACCTGTGCGTTCTGCGCCATTCCATTGATGCGGGGCGCCCACGTGAGCCGCCCGGTAGAATCATTGGTGGATGAGGCAAAGCGGCTGGTAGACAGGGGGGTGAAAGAAGTGATGCTGATCGCACAGGAGCTGACTTATTACGGACTGGATATTTATAAAAAGAGGGAGCTGCCCAGGCTGCTTCATGCACTGGCCGATGTAAAAGGACTGGAATGGATACGTCTGCATTATGCCTACCCTTCAAAATTCCCTATTGAGATCATTGATGCGATAAAAGAGCGGGAGAATATCTGCAACTACCTCGATATGCCGCTGCAGCATGCTGCCAACAATATGCTGAAGGCCATGAAGCGGCAGATCACCCGGGAAGAGATGGAAGATTTGGTGGGGGAGATACGCAACCGCATCCCGGGTATTTGTTTACGTACCACGTTGATCGCCGGTTTTCCCGGTGAAACGAGGGATGATGTGGAAGAACTGAAAACCTTCCTGCAGCAGATGCGCTTTGACCGGGTGGGTATTTTTACCTACAGCCACGAAGAAGGAACCAGCGCCTTTGATATGGAAGACAATATCCCGGCTGAAGAAAAAGAAGAACGGGCTCAGGAGATCATGGAAGTGCAGCAGGAGATCTCTTTGGAGAAGAACATGGAAAAAGTTGGAAAGACCTTCAAAGTGCTGATCGATAAAAAAGAAGCTGGCCGTTACCTGGGCCGGACGGAATTTGACAGCGTGGAAGTGGACAATGAAGTGATCATCCAGTCAAAGAAAAAACTGGCCATCGGTGAATTTGTGAACGTGAAGATCACCAGGGCTTATGATTACGATATTGAAGGGGAAGTGGTTTAA
- a CDS encoding right-handed parallel beta-helix repeat-containing protein, which translates to MQILKTGFLAIALLLPSMLTMASGPVPAELKPGMVITASMQVKKASYRFNGYESLDRPVIRIKGNNITVDFNNALLLGSNNKQLPNEFYGLALLIEGNDITIKNARVSGYKVAVMAKGCTNLKIEHSDFSYNYRQQLQSTWLHEDVSDWMSYHHNENDEWLRYGAGIYLKDCSKTVIQNNIITGGQCALMMMRSNDGLITDNDFSFNSAIGIGMYRSSRNNILHNKLDFNVRGHSHGFYHRGQDSAGILIFEQCNENVFAYNSVTHSGDGFFLWAGQTTMDTGEGGCNDNYVYKNDFSYAPTNGVEITFSKNQIKDNIINECDHGIWGGYSWQTSINGNIFEKNRIGIAIEHGQHNSIFGNQFTSNKQAAIKLWARRTQPSDWGYANKRDTRSMRYFLYSNSFNNEAIALDFNLTSDITLGANSYNNTALKIKKDSTVHDLDSQANVAPAPLFEMHESVLEWKTKEIPVTNFPKGRSQMRITEWGPYDFRYPILFLKKIDSNQVYHFDVLGPKGKFKIKNSKGVTNISQTEGTFPAELTAQKNGEDVQLKMEYTGEAFTDQFGRRQSANKAVDFSFRDYQPDINWTVNWYSWDAAHNPNKNYDLFKTVYNNTPVKTEQAKKVDYTWWGSIGKNLPADSFAIVATGTVEVEKGSYQLSVTADDLVKVFVDGKLMIDFWDVSKYKYDEDTHHNATIELNGKHTIRIEQVENSGYATLIFKLIPLNNRL; encoded by the coding sequence ATGCAAATACTTAAAACCGGCTTCCTGGCGATCGCTCTTTTACTTCCTTCCATGCTGACCATGGCTTCCGGCCCCGTACCGGCTGAACTGAAACCCGGCATGGTCATAACCGCCTCCATGCAGGTTAAAAAAGCCAGCTACCGGTTCAATGGATATGAATCCCTGGACAGGCCCGTGATCCGGATAAAAGGCAACAATATTACGGTGGATTTTAATAATGCCCTGCTGCTGGGCAGCAATAACAAACAACTGCCCAATGAATTTTATGGCCTGGCCCTGCTGATCGAAGGAAATGATATTACCATCAAAAATGCCCGGGTAAGTGGCTATAAAGTGGCGGTGATGGCAAAAGGCTGTACGAATCTGAAGATCGAACATTCTGACTTCAGCTATAACTACCGCCAGCAGTTACAAAGCACCTGGCTTCATGAAGACGTGAGCGACTGGATGAGCTACCACCACAATGAGAACGACGAATGGCTGCGGTATGGCGCCGGCATTTATTTAAAGGACTGCAGCAAAACAGTGATTCAGAACAACATCATCACCGGCGGCCAATGTGCCCTGATGATGATGCGGAGCAATGACGGGCTGATCACGGACAATGATTTCTCTTTCAATTCTGCCATCGGCATCGGCATGTACCGCAGCAGCCGCAACAATATCCTGCACAACAAACTTGATTTTAATGTACGGGGCCACAGCCACGGATTTTACCACCGGGGCCAGGACAGTGCCGGCATACTCATCTTTGAACAATGCAATGAAAATGTATTTGCGTACAACAGTGTAACACACAGTGGTGATGGTTTCTTTTTATGGGCGGGACAAACCACCATGGATACGGGAGAAGGAGGCTGTAATGATAATTATGTTTATAAAAATGATTTCAGCTATGCGCCTACAAACGGGGTGGAAATAACTTTTTCCAAAAATCAGATTAAAGATAATATCATAAATGAATGTGACCATGGTATTTGGGGCGGTTACAGTTGGCAGACATCTATCAATGGGAACATTTTTGAAAAGAACAGGATCGGTATTGCGATTGAACACGGACAGCATAACAGTATTTTCGGCAATCAGTTTACCAGCAACAAACAGGCAGCTATAAAATTGTGGGCAAGAAGGACACAACCTTCAGACTGGGGTTATGCAAACAAGCGGGATACAAGAAGTATGCGGTATTTTCTTTATAGCAATAGTTTCAATAATGAAGCTATCGCTTTAGATTTTAACTTGACCAGTGACATTACTTTGGGAGCGAATTCCTATAATAATACGGCCTTAAAGATAAAGAAAGACAGTACTGTTCATGATTTGGATTCTCAAGCTAATGTAGCCCCGGCTCCTCTTTTTGAGATGCATGAATCTGTTCTTGAATGGAAAACAAAAGAGATACCTGTCACCAATTTTCCCAAAGGCCGCAGCCAGATGCGCATCACCGAATGGGGCCCCTATGATTTCCGCTACCCCATCCTCTTCTTAAAAAAGATCGACAGCAACCAGGTTTATCATTTTGATGTATTGGGACCAAAGGGAAAATTCAAAATCAAGAATTCAAAAGGAGTAACAAACATCAGCCAGACCGAAGGAACGTTCCCTGCGGAGCTAACAGCGCAAAAGAACGGGGAAGATGTGCAACTGAAGATGGAATATACCGGCGAAGCATTCACGGATCAGTTTGGCAGGAGACAGTCAGCAAATAAAGCTGTTGATTTTTCATTCCGGGATTACCAGCCGGATATCAACTGGACCGTGAACTGGTATAGCTGGGATGCAGCACACAACCCCAATAAGAACTACGACCTGTTCAAAACAGTTTATAATAATACCCCGGTAAAAACGGAGCAGGCAAAAAAGGTCGACTACACCTGGTGGGGTTCTATCGGTAAAAACCTGCCGGCTGATTCTTTTGCCATCGTGGCCACCGGGACCGTGGAAGTGGAAAAAGGATCGTACCAGTTAAGTGTTACCGCCGACGACCTGGTAAAAGTTTTTGTTGATGGTAAATTAATGATCGACTTTTGGGATGTCTCTAAATATAAATACGATGAAGACACCCATCACAATGCGACCATTGAATTGAACGGAAAACATACCATCCGGATCGAGCAGGTGGAGAATTCCGGCTATGCAACGCTTATCTTTAAACTAATCCCGCTTAATAACAGATTATGA
- a CDS encoding helix-turn-helix transcriptional regulator, translated as MPIIVNLDVMMAKRKMSLNELSEKVNLTLANLSILKTGKAKAIRFSTLEAICRVLNCQPADILEYVDDRRAPA; from the coding sequence ATGCCGATCATTGTAAACCTTGATGTGATGATGGCCAAACGTAAGATGTCTCTGAATGAGCTTTCCGAAAAAGTGAACCTGACGCTGGCCAACCTCTCGATCCTTAAAACCGGTAAGGCAAAAGCAATCCGGTTCAGTACCCTGGAAGCCATCTGCAGGGTACTGAATTGTCAACCGGCCGATATCCTGGAATATGTTGACGACCGCAGGGCGCCGGCTTAG